A part of Candidatus Woesearchaeota archaeon genomic DNA contains:
- the lspA gene encoding signal peptidase II, translating into MKKIQKEDKKDANSSLMFFLMPILVVLFDQITKFLIKNYLALSQSLPIIKNIAYFTHIQNTGAGFGLFRNFNSVLIWTSVIVIGVILYNYDKIIKNKTTAIALSLILGGAVGNLIDRIFLGYVVDFIDFRVWPAFNVADSAVTIGVLILIVHFLKKKD; encoded by the coding sequence ATGAAAAAAATTCAGAAAGAAGACAAAAAAGACGCAAACAGTTCTCTAATGTTTTTTTTAATGCCCATCTTGGTTGTTCTTTTTGACCAAATCACAAAATTCTTAATTAAAAATTATCTGGCATTAAGCCAATCCCTGCCTATAATAAAGAACATCGCCTATTTCACCCATATTCAGAACACGGGCGCGGGGTTTGGATTGTTCAGGAATTTTAATTCTGTTTTGATTTGGACCTCTGTAATCGTAATTGGAGTTATTCTGTATAATTATGACAAAATAATAAAAAATAAAACAACAGCCATTGCCTTATCTCTGATCCTCGGCGGCGCAGTTGGCAACCTAATTGACAGGATATTTTTGGGCTATGTTGTTGATTTCATTGACTTCAGAGTATGGCCTGCGTTCAATGTTGCGGATTCTGCTGTTACAATAGGAGTTTTGATTTTAATAGTTCACTTTTTAAAGAAAAAAGATTGA